In a single window of the Platichthys flesus chromosome 5, fPlaFle2.1, whole genome shotgun sequence genome:
- the frem3 gene encoding FRAS1-related extracellular matrix protein 3 — translation MAGCLQGSQLCKKWAFLRCLLVIFSFSFCFATAKAEPFDPAHLYRHRSGLNEDNIIIANNGIRVPFGRSVYLDPVSDLVTEVQPGDRCHITVLDNDPLAQQPGMLTPKKFPCSFGPDEVKYTHFGSRSPSKDRVKLQLRYDSQTDTVIIPFMLEVEVVFQQLEILTRNMPINVEKFNGDSNPIDKKGLEFSFEDGVTQCKITALVGAGGLPRYGTLLNNPNNGQLIDCDEFVKQGLRYKHTAKTKSPNRDYIPMMVELQDNDGNTIMQEHFQMMVRIREGAENSAPKPSFVAMMMMEVDQFVMTAITSDMLAAEDVESDPDDLIFNITSYLSPEQGYIISTDDQNLPITSFYQRDIKDLKIAYKPPSEDSEVERIFQLEFEIVDTDGTVSDTFAFMIVVKPMNTLAPVATKNTGQLLFEGQSRALSSSQNLEISDEDNLEDVRITVVDGLKHGELTMLGSRRKFFTPADLDAGIVVYQHDGSDTYSDNIIFRMTDGTNEVEFLFPITIAPTDDEPPIINANTGVVLFKNEVMQISPFILSASDIDSEDSTIKFVVEAPYSTVGELLLRQVEPPSDPSTWKFSETDEMFEQVVTEWFQQDILDGKLFYRHIGPHSTTTVIDQFVFRVQDDNDPPNQSGEHMFTIKIHPVDDLPPELFPGTTLHITVQEYELTHFNKKFLCYTDLDSDDRDLKYTIIKPPTDTDENNPAPLGEIVLTDSPDTLITEFTQAQVNHHKVAYRPPDQELGITPKVAQFTFIVEDTAGNTVDGLFTIFLQPVDNKPPVITNTGFTVMERSTYIITRKELHATDTDTDDENIVFTVTQIPRYGQLQYFGIDMSNGETFVLEDVANSRLAYIHGGEESVSDLIKLDVSDGFHEVPIIIKITIEPVDDETPTIMLPAGLLGAAIDVLENGATEITSNVIQGRDEDTDDFMLTFIVEEPPRLGEILVNGAPAERFTQGDIINGVVVYAHTSGEIGPVREYDSFNLTLSDMSDQWVVGGNNVQGVTVYVTILPVDSIPPIVSVIEQFVVVEGEKNVITLDHIQAEDIDTDNDDILCTIIVQPTSGYVENIAPAAGSEKTRAGTAITAFSIKDVAQGHIHYVQSIHKGVEPVEDRFTFRCSDGINFSERHFFPIVIMPANDEKPEIFIREFVVMEGMSLVIDTPILNAADADIPGDELYFEIIKNPQHGTIVQQLSTGTIPVETFNLEQIKEASNIVYEHDDSETKEDSFEIRLSDGTHTVEKTVLIMVIPVDDETPRMTINDGLEVEIGETKVISNRVLKATDLDSEDKDLMYIVRYGPGQGYLQRISKFGDVLGNITLGMNFTQNELDKQLIQYVHTGQEGIRDLLKFDVTDGINPLIDRYFYINIGSIDMVFPDVINKGVTLKEGGRVTLTTDLLSTTDINSPDEYLSFSITRAPSRGHLECTDLPGVPISTFTQLQLAGNKIYYIHTSDDEMKMDSFEFEVTDGYNPVFRTFRVSITDVDNKKPVLTINRLVVEEGETKLVTPFELTAEDRDTPDNQLRFIVTQLPVHGQLLFNKTQPITSFTKQDLNENLISYKHDGTETNEDSFSFTVTDGTHTDFYVFPDTVYETRKPQMMTIYINTVDNGVPQIVVNKAAASLKVMQTGHVGFVITSKALRSEDRDSANRVLKYSVSEAPLHGFIMNTAQGNDSIKTFTQADINDMKICYVLLDRSNATSDIFYFTVEDNGGNKLKPQPFRLNWAWISLEQEYYLVDEDAKFLEVTLKRRGYLGETSFVSIATKDGTAKKDKDFRGKAQKQVQFNPGQTTATWRVKIITDQEFEISETFEIQLSDPVMAVLEFPNIATVEIVDPGDESTVFIPQAEFKIEEDIGELLVPVRRSGDASQELMVVCFTQQATATGTMPSTVLSYSDYITRPEDHTSVLRFDKDEREKLCRIIIIDDSLYEEEESFNISLSMPMSGQVGASFPSARVTILADSDDEPSLYFGEPEYIVDESSGYVEVKVWRTGTDLSKTATVTVRSRKSEPVSAEAGLDYVGISRNLDFAPGVTMQTFRVTILDDLGQPELEGPETFDLVLRMPMNAVLGEPSKTTITINDSVTDLPKVQFKEGSYKVDESDSEVKAIVYRSGDISLVSTVRCYTRQGSAQVMMDYSERPNTDASIITFQPGETEKPCVVSLMDDSVHEEDEEFRLVLGSPKSKSPYGASVGEQKEALVTVTDEKDKPIIRFSEIKYSIREPQVKGDVAIVKIPIVRSGDTSKVSVVRVHTKDGSATSGEDYNPLSEDVEFKEGEKEHFVEIEILYDGQREMREAFVVHMKPDDNMVAEVQMNKAIVYIEEMDSVADVTFPAVPQVVSLLMYDDTMKTKDKPQPQNGYPVVCVTACNPKYNDFDKTGSICSSENINDTLTQYRWLVSAPTGSDGVTSPMREVDTNTFFTNTKSITLDSIYFQAGSRVQCAARAFNANGDAGLELSSPIAVISKEEGMCQPRVQGTVGAEPFSAKIRYTGPDDPDFPNLIKLTVNMPHMDGMLPVISTRPMSNFELTLSPDGTRVGNHRCSNLLDFNEIQTGHGFITDATKNPEIIGETSPYQYSNIMRSANSLRFYRNLNLEACLWEFTSYYDMSELLNDCGGSIGTDGQVLNLVQSYVTLRVPLFVSYVFHSPVGVGGWQHFDLQSELKLTFVYDTAILWQDGIGSPPESELQGAMYPTSMRINEEGRLVVNFKTEARFRGQFVMSHPGSSVSSMVMCANHPGLTFTLGLVRTEPTYNQPMQQWSFVSDFAVRDYSGTYTVKMTPCIASPNGEFSIPPVCHPREPLTFDMDIRFQQVSDPVAAEFSLNTQMFLLSKKELWLSDGSLGFGEGTDAAFSDGSMIYGRVMVDPVQNLGDSFACSIEKVFLCTGADGYVPKYNPTNKEYGCLADASTLLYRFKILDKAQPDTQATAFGDVAFKATLAQDTAGALSLVRQPGSDGFTLSSSPLFQVAAGREWFIHTIYTVRSKENANRNIGKRSVEYLHHSVSSAEQPHTRHRRAAPALSDPNVAQDIGVDNNRGTNIQHISLDRADRMVVSQRQPWSPNRDALLERPLLESSGREPANRSTLPMLMGLIGLVLLICLIATVVILLLRRKRREKSSQFPPYATSTSSAYRGHSQGSAGMWSSSDSSEV, via the exons ATGGCTGGTTGTCTGCAAGGTTCCCAACTTTGTAAAAAGTGGGCATTTTTGAGATGCCTGCTTGTGATATTTTCTTTTAGCTTCTGTTTTGCCACAGCAAAGGCTGAACCTTTTGACCCTGCTCACCTGTATCGCCACCGATCAGGACTTAATGAAGACAACATCATCATCGCTAACAACGGGATCAGGGTGCCTTTTGGGAGGTCTGTGTATCTAGACCCTGTGAGCGACCTGGTAACAGAAGTGCAGCCCGGCGACCGCTGTCACATCACAGTTTTGGACAATGACCCACTGGCCCAGCAACCTGGGATGCTGACCCCCAAGAAGTTCCCCTGCTCATTTGGACCAGATGAGGTGAAGTACACACATTTTGGATCTCGGAGCCCCAGCAAGGACcgtgtgaagctgcagctgcgtTATGACTCGCAGACGGACACAGTGATCATCCCCTTCATGCTGGAAGTGGAGGTGGTTTTCCAGCAGCTTGAGATCCTCACCAGGAATATGCCTATCAATGTCGAAAAGTTCAACGGTGACAGCAACCCCATTGACAAAAAGGGTCTGGAGTTTTCCTTTGAGGACGGTGTCACGCAGTGTAAGATCACCGCTCTGGTCGGCGCTGGAGGTCTCCCCAGGTATGGCACTCTATTGAATAACCCCAACAACGGCCAATTGATTGACTGTGATGAGTTTGTGAAACAGGGCCTTCGCTACAAGCACACAGCTAAAACAAAGTCACCAAACAGAGACTATATTCCAATGATGGTGGAGCTGCAAGATAATGACGGCAACACTATAATGCAAGAACATTTCCAAATGATGGTTAGAATCAGAGAGGGTGCAGAGAACAGCGCTCCTAAACCCAGCTTTGTagccatgatgatgatggaggttGATCAGTTTGTGATGACAGCTATTACAAGTGACATGCTGGCTGCTGAAGATGTCGAATCTGACCCTGATGATTTAATCTTCAATATTACTTCATATCTGAGCCCTGAGCAGGGTTACATCATCAGCACTGATGACCAGAACCTGCCTATCACCTCCTTCTATCAGAGAGACATCAAAGATCTTAAAATAGCCTACAAGCCCCCCTCGGAGGACTCAGAGGTGGAAAGGATTTTCCAGCTTGAGTTTGAAATTGTTGACACTGATGGTACCGTGTCTGATACATTTGCTTTTATGATTGTGGTGAAGCCTATGAATACACTGGCTCCTGTGGCAACCAAAAATACAGGGCAGCTATTGTTTGAAGGGCAGTCCCGGGCGCTCTCCAGCTCCCAGAATTTAGAGATCAGTGATGAGGACAACCTAGAAGACGTGAGAATTACTGTTGTTGATGGCTTAAAGCACGGAGAGCTGACCATGCTTGGTAGTCGCAGGAAATTCTTCACACCCGCCGACCTAGACGCCGGCATCGTGGTGTACCAACACGACGGGAGCGACACCTACAGCGACAACATTATTTTTAGAATGACTGATGGCACTAACGAAGTGGAGTTTTTGTTCCCTATCACTATTGCTCCCACGGATGATGAGCCCCCGATTATCAATGCTAACACCGGTGTGGTGCTTTTCAAGAATGAAGTCATGCAGATCTCTCCGTTCATTCTGAGCGCATCAGATATCGATTCAGAAGACTCCACCATTAAGTTTGTCGTGGAGGCTCCATACTCCACCGTcggggagctgctgctgagacaaGTCGAGCCTCCATCCGATCCGTCTACCTGGAAGTTCAGTGAAACAGATGAGATGTTTGAGCAGGTGGTAACTGAGTGGTTTCAGCAGGATATTCTGGACGGAAAGCTGTTCTATCGTCACATCGGACCCCACAGCACCACCACTGTGATCGATCAGTTTGTGTTCAGGGTCCAAGATGATAATGACCCTCCTAATCAGTCAGGCGAGCACATGTTCACCATCAAAATCCACCCTGTTGATGACCTCCCCCCAGAGCTTTTCCCAGGCACCACCCTTCACATTACAGTTCAGGAGTATGAGCTGACACACTTCAACAAGAAATTCTTGTGCTACACTGATTTGGATTCAGATGACAGGGACCTCAAGTATACTATCATCAAGCCCCCAACCGACACAGATGAGAACAATCCTGCCCCCTTGGGCGAGATCGTACTGACTGATAGTCCTGACACTTTAATTACAGAGTTCACACAGGCCCAGGTTAATCACCATAAAGTAGCTTACAGACCTCCAGACCAGGAGCTGGGCATCACTCCAAAAGTGGCTCAGTTCACATTCATTGTGGAAGACACAGCAGGTAACACAGTAGATGGACTATTCACCATTTTCTTGCAGCCTGTTGACAACAAACCACCAGTTATCACCAACACAGGGTTTACTGTTATGGAAAGAAGTACATATATCATCACTAGGAAGGAGCTGCATGCCACCGACACAGATACAGATGATGAAAATATCGTCTTTACTGTTACGCAGATTCCTCGGTACGGGCAGCTGCAGTATTTTGGGATCGACATGTCAAACGGTGAAACATTTGTTCTTGAAGATGTTGCAAATAGCCGTCTAGCTTATATCCATGGGGGAGAAGAGTCTGTGAGTGATCTAATCAAGCTTGATGTAAGTGATGGTTTCCATGAGGTACCCATCATCATTAAGATCACCATCGAGCCCGTTGATGACGAGACCCCCACGATTATGCTCCCAGCCGGCCTGCTCGGTGCCGCCATCGATGTCCTGGAGAATGGAGCAACAGAAATTACAAGTAACGTGATTCAGGGCCGTGACGAAGACACAGATGACTTCATGCTTACTTTTATTGTTGAGGAACCTCCCAGGCTGGGTGAAATCCTGGTCAACGGTGCACCAGCTGAGAGATTCACCCAGGGGGACATCATTAATGGTGTGGTGGTGTATGCTCACACATCCGGTGAAATCGGTCCGGTCAGAGAGTACGACTCCTTCAACCTCACTCTGTCTGATATGTCCGATCAGTGGGTCGTTGGCGGCAACAATGTCCAAGGTGTGACAGTGTACGTCACCATCCTTCCTGTTGACAGCATTCCACCTATTGTTAGTGTCATAgagcagtttgttgttgttgagggagagaaaaatgtcATCACTCTGGACCACATCCAAGCTGAAGATATTGACACAGACAACGACGATATCCTGTGCACCATCATCGTCCAACCAACATCTGGTTACGTGGAAAACATCGCCCCAGCCGCAGGCTCAGAGAAAACCAGAGCAGGGACAGCAATCACAGCATTCAGCATTAAAGATGTCGCCCAAGGTCATATCCACTATGTCCAAAGCATCCACAAAGGTGTTGAACCGGTCGAGGATCGTTTCACCTTTCGTTGTTCAGATGGTATTAATTTCTCCGAACGCCATTTCTTCCCCATAGTCATCATGCCAGCCAATGACGAGAAGCCTGAAATTTTCATTCGAGAGTTTGTGGTAATGGAGGGCATGAGCCTCGTAATTGATACACCAATTCTGAATGCAGCTGATGCTGACATCCCTGGAGATGAACTGTACTTTGAGATCATCAAAAACCCCCAACATGGTACAATAGTTCAGCAGCTCAGCACTGGCACCATCCCTGTAGAAACATTCAACTTGGAACAAATCAAAGAGGCATCCAACATTGTCTACGAACATGATGACTCTGAGACCAAAGAGGACAGCTTTGAAATCAGACTCTCAGATgggacacacacagtggaaaaaACAGTTCTTATCATGGTTATTCCTGTTGACGATGAGACACCCAGGATGACTATAAACGACGGCCTTGAAGTGGAGATTGGAGAGACAAAAGTCATCAGCAACAGGGTTTTAAAGGCCACAGATCTCGACTCTGAGGACAAAGACCTCATGTATATTGTGCGGTACGGCCCTGGACAAGGCTACCTCCAACGAATCAGCAAGTTTGGTGATGTTTTAGGTAACATCACACTGGGGATGAATTTCACACAGAATGAACTCGACAAACAGCTCATTCAATATGTACACACAGGCCAGGAAGGAATCCGAGACCTGTTGAAATTTGACGTCACAGATGGAATCAATCCCCTTATCGATCGTTACTTTTACATCAACATCGGAAGCATTGACATGGTCTTCCCAGATGTAATCAACAAAGGCGTGACTCTCAAGGAAGGGGGGAGAGTCACTCTCACCACCGACCTCCTCAGCACCACTGACATCAACAGTCCGGATGAATATCTCAGCTTTAGCATCACAAGGGCGCCAAGCAGAGGCCACTTAGAGTGCACCGACCTACCGGGTGTTCCCATCTCCACCTTCACCCAACTGCAGCTTGCGGGCAACAAGATCTACTACATCCACACCTCTGATGATGAGATGAAAATGGACAGCTTCGAGTTCGAGGTAACAGACGGTTACAATCCTGTCTTCCGAACCTTCAGAGTGTCCATCACTGATGTAGATAACAAGAAACCTGTCCTGACTATAAACAGGCTGGttgtggaggagggagaaaccAAACTTGTCACGCCATTTGAGTTGACAGCCGAGGACCGGGACACACCCGACAACCAGTTGCGCTTCATAGTCACCCAGTTGCCAGTGCACGGGCAGTTGCttttcaacaaaacacaaccaatCACATCCTTTACCAAGCAGGACCTAAATGAGAACCTGATCAGCTACAAGCATGACGGCACTGAGACCAACGAAGACAGCTTCTCCTTCACGGTCACAGacggaacacacacagatttctaCGTCTTCCCTGACACCGTGTACGAAACACGCAAACCCCAGATGATGACCATTTACATCAACACAGTGGACAATGGTGTGCCCCAGATTGTGGTCAATAAGGCTGCAGCCTCACTGAAGGTCATGCAAACTGGCCATGTGGGCTTTGTGATAACCAGCAAGGCCCTTCGATCAGAGGACCGCGACAGCGCCAACAGGGTCCTGAAATACAGTGTGTCTGAGGCACCTCTACACGGCTTCATCATGAACACTGCCCAGGGCAATGACAGCATCAAGACCTTCACACAAG CTGATATCAATGACATGAAGATCTGTTACGTGCTGCTGGATAGGAGCAACGCCACAAGTGATATCTTCTACTTCACGGTTGAGGACAACG GTGGAAACAAACTCAAGCCTCAGCCTTTCCGGCTCAACTGGGCCTGGATCTCTCTGGAGCAGGAATACTACCTGGTGGACGAGGACGCCAAATTCCTGGAGGTGACACTGAAGCGCAGAGGATACCTGGGGGAGACCTCCTTTGTCA gtATTGCCACGAAGGATGGCACCGCCAAGAAGGATAAGGACTTCCGAGGTAAAGCTCAGAAACAGGTTCAGTTCAACCCTGGTCAGACCACAGCGACCTGGAGGGTGAAGATCATCACCGACCAGGAGTTCGAGATCTCGGAGACCTTCGAGATACAGCTGTCCGACCCGGTCATGGCGGTGCTGGAGTTTCCAAACATTGCCACAGTGGAGATTGTGGATCCTGGAGATG AGTCGACAGTGTTTATTCCTCAAGCAGAGTTTAAGATTGAGGAGGATATTGGGGAGCTGCTGGTACCAGTGAGACGATCGGGAGACGCCAGCCAAGAACTCatggttgtttgtttcactCAGCAAG CCACGGCCACCGGCACCATGCCAAGCACTGTCTTGTCCTACTCCGACTACATCACTCGGCCCGAGGACCACACCAGCGTTCTGCGGTTCGACAAAGACGAGCGGGAGAAACTCTGTcgcatcatcatcatcgacgACTCGCtgtatgaggaggaggagagcttcAACATCAGCCTCAGCATGCCCATGAGCGGCCAGGTGGGCGCCAGCTTCCCATCCGCCAGGGTCACCATCTTGGCAGACAGCGATGATG AGCCCTCGCTGTACTTTGGGGAACCAGAGTATATTGTGGACGAGAGTTCAGGCTACGTCGAGGTGAAGGTTTGGAGGACAGGGACTGATCTGTCCAAGACGGCTACTGTCACCGTGCGCTCCAGAAAGAGTGAACCCGTCTCTGCAGAAG CCGGACTCGACTACGTCGGCATTAGTCGCAACCTCGACTTCGCTCCCGGAGTGACCATGCAGACGTTCAGAGTGACCATCCTGGACGACCTGGGTCAGCCGGAGCTGGAGGGGCCCGAGACCTTTGACCTGGTGTTGAGGATGCCCATGAATGCCGTGCTAGGAGAACCAAGCAAGACCACCATCACCATCAATGATAGCGTCACTGACT TGCCGAAGGTTCAGTTTAAAGAAGGCAGCTACAAGGTGGATGAGTCTGACAGTGAGGTAAAAGCCATAGTGTACCGCAGTGGAGACATCAGCCTCGTGTCCACGGTGCGCTGCTACACCCGCCAGGGCTCTGCTCAGGTCATGATGGACTACAGTGAGAGGCCCAACACCGATGCATCCATCATCACCTTCCAACCAG gtgagacagagaagcCGTGTGTGGTCAGCCTGATGGACGACTCCGTccacgaggaggacgaggagttCCGCCTGGTCCTGGGATCTCCGAAGAGCAAGTCTCCATACGGAGCCTCTGTCGGGGAGCAGAAGGAGGCGCTGGTCACAGTCACAGATGAGAAAGACA AGCCCATCATCCGTTTCTCTGAGATCAAGTACAGTATTCGTGAACCCCAGGTCAAAGGAGATGTGGCGATAGTGAAGATTCCTATCGTGCGTAGCGGAGACACATCCAAGGTCTCAGTAGTGAGGGTGCACACCAAAGATGGCTCTGCGACCTCTGGGGAGGACTACAACCCTCTGTCAGAGG ATGTCGAGTTCAAGGAGGGTGAGAAGGAACACTTTGTGGAGATCGAGATCCTCTACGACGgtcagagagagatgagagaggccTTCGTCGTGCACATGAAGCCTGACGACAACATGGTGGCTGAAGTACAG ATGAACAAAGCCATCGTCTACATTGAGGAGATGGACAGTGTAGCAGACGTCACCTTCCCTGCAGTGCCCCAGGTGGTCTCCCTGCTCATGTACGATGACACCATGAAAACCAAAGACAAGCCCCAGCCACAAAACGGTTACCCTGTTGTCTGCGTGACG GCCTGCAACCCTAAGTACAACGACTTTGACAAAACGGGCTCCATCTGCTCTTCGGAGAACATCAACGACACCCTCACCCAGTACCGCTGGCTGGTCAGCGCTCCCACCGGGTCCGATGGGGTGACCAGCCCCATGAGGGAGGTGGACACCAACACTTTCTTCACCAACACCAAGTCCATCACCTTGGATTCAATCTACTTCCAAGCCGGCTCCAGGGTTCAGTGTGCGGCGAGAGCCTTCAACGCCAACGGAGACGCAGGCCTGGAGCTGTCCAGTCCCATAGCTGTAATCAGCAAGGAGGAGG GTATGTGTCAGCCTCGTGTCCAAGGGACTGTCGGAGCCGAACCTTTCTCTGCTAAGATCCGTTACACCGGCCCCGACGACCCAGACTTCCCCAACCTCATCAAACTGACTGTCAACATGCCTCACATGGATG GCATGTTGCCGGTGATCTCCACACGCCCTATGTCCAACTTCGAGCTCACCCTGAGCCCGGACGGCACACGTGTGGGAAACCACCGCTGCTCCAACTTACTGGACTTCAACGAGATCCAAACGGGCCACGGCTTCATCACCGACGCCACAAAGAACCCGGAGATCATCGGCGAGACTTCCCCCTACCAGTACAGCAACATCATGCGCTCGGCCAACTCTCTGCGCTTCTACAGGAACCTCAACCTGGAGGCCTGCCTCTGGGAGTTCACCAGCTACTACGACATGTCCGAGCTCCTGAATGACTGCGGAGGCTCCATCGGCACAGATGGACAG GTGCTGAACCTCGTCCAGTCCTACGTCACCTTGCGTGTCCCACTCTTCGTGTCATACGTCTTCCACTCTCCCGTGGGTGTGGGAGGCTGGCAGCATTTCGACCTGCAGTCCGAGCTCAAACTCACCTTCGTGTACGATACGGCTATTCTGTGGCAGGACGGCATCGGCAGCCCTCCTGAGTCTGAGCTGCAAG GAGCCATGTACCCCACCAGCATGCGGATAAATGAGGAGGGCCGTCTGGTTGTCAACTTCAAGACCGAGGCTCGCTTCAGgggacagtttgtgatgtctcATCCAG GGAGCAGCGTGTCCTCCATGGTGATGTGCGCCAACCACCCCGGGCTGACGTTCACCCTCGGCCTCGTCCGGACGGAGCCCACCTACAACCAGCCCATGCAGCAGTGGAGCTTCGTCTCAGACTTTGCT GTGCGAGATTACTCTGGAACCTACACGGTGAAGATGACCCCCTGCATCGCCTCCCCCAACGGAGAGTTCAGCATCCCTCCTGTCTGCCACCCAAGAGAgcctctgacctttgacatgGACATTCGCTTCCAGCAG GTGAGCGACCCGGTTGCGGCAGAGTTCAGCCTCAACACTCAGATGTTCCTGTTGTCCAAGAAGGAGTTGTGGTTGTCCGATGGCTCCCTGGGCTTCGGAGAGGGGACTGATGCTGCCTTCTCAGACG GCTCCATGATCTACGGTCGTGTGATGGTGGACCCGGTCCAGAATCTGGGCGACTCGTTCGCCTGCAGCATCGAGAAGGTTTTCCTCTGCACCGGAGCAGACGGCTACGTTCCCAAATACAACCCAACCAACAAGGAGTACGGCTGCCTGGCCGACGCTTCCACTCTGCTTTACAGATTCAAGATTCTG GACAAGGCCCAGCCGGACACTCAGGCTACAGCCTTTGGCGATGTCGCTTTTAAGGCCACACTGGCCCAGGACACAGCTGGAGCTCTGTCTTTGGTCCGACAGCCGGGGTCAGACGGATTCACGCTGTCGTCATCTCCACTTTTCCAG GTGGCTGCCGGTCGAGAATGGTTCATCCACACTATCTACACCGTCCGCTCCAAAGAAAACGCCAACCGCAACATTGGCAAGCGCAGTGTGGAGTACCTCCATCACAGCGTGTCCTCCGCTGAGCAGCCCCACACTCGCCACCGCCGCGCCGCCCCCGCCCTCTCCGACCCCAACGTGGCCCAGGACATCGGAGTCGACAACAACCGGGGCACCAACATCCAGCACATCTCTCTGGACCGGGCGGACCGCATGGTGGTCAGCCAGCGCCAGCCCTGGTCCCCAAACCGCGACGCTCTCCtggagcgccccctgctggagagCTCTGGTAGGGAGCCGGCCAACCGCTCCACCCTGCCCATGTTGATGGGGCTCATCGGACTGGTCCTGCTCATCTGCCTCATCGCCACCGTCGTCATTCTGCTGCTGCGACGCAAGAGGCGGGAAAAGAGCAGCCAGTTCCCGCCCTACGCCACCTCAACTTCTTCTGCGTACAGGGGCCACAGCCAGGGCTCAGCGGGCATGTGGAGCAGCTCAGACAGCTCGGAGGTCTAG